CCCATCGCGCGGTGAGAAACACGGCCAGTGAGTTCTCGGACATGTCGCGTGTTCCTCGGACGATTCCGAAATCGGTCGTGGCACCGCGATGCGGGGGAGCGAGCCGTCGGCTGCGGTAGCCGATCGTGGTGGTGTCGTCGTCGATGTCGATGGATGCCCAGCGATACGGAATGCGAGCGACGTTGGTGCCCAACACGACTGCCAGTCTGGACGCCTCCAATGATCTGAACACGACGCCGCGTCGACCCTCTGCGTCGACGGAGTAGAGCCGGACGTTGATCTCCCCGAACGTACCGAAATAGGGAACCGGGTGCCGATATCCGAGTCCGGCACCGACCATGTGAAAGCCGATCAGGCCGACCCAGGTCGAACCGTCGAACTCGTCCGGTTCACATCCTTCGGGAAGCAGCGGGGCGACGGCCGAACTCGGGACTTGCCAATGCAAGAAGACCAGCCGTTCCCAGCGCTGATCCATCAGGATCGGACGAGGCAACAGCGGTGGCCGCGGCCAGAGGCGTCGGGCATCGTCTCGATTCATGGGTCGAGCGTATGCGCGCGGAGTCAGGTAGCGGTGAATCGGGCGTGCACGCTCGCAACGATCGTGATGTTCTCGGGTTTGAGCGCGAACCCGGCCGGGGCCGACTTCGCGGCGAACATGCGAGGGGAGGCGTCGGGGCCGCCGTGCTCTGCGGTCCCCGGCAGCAGACCTGGATCGGCTATCGCGACGGCGTGCACGCTCGTTCTCCCCAGGCTCGACGCGTAGGCCTCGGCTTTGGCCACCGCGTCCTGAACGGCGAGTTCACGTACTGCCAGCGTTTGCGAGATCCGGCTCGATTCGGTCAGGTCCCAATCGAAGTGATCGATCGACACACCCTCGAGCGCAGAGGCTGCGTAGACGAAGGCATCGACGAGGTCGAGCTGGCTGAACTGTACTTCCACCGACGCCTCCGCCTGGTAGACGTACGGCAGTTGTTCGCCGTCGTGGTTGAACGGCCGGTTCCGCGAGTGCCGCACCTGATCGACGGACCATCGATCGATGGGGCCGCCGTCGCTGCTGTAGAGCGGCTCGACAAGACGCGTCAGCTCGCGGACGAGTTGTTGGGCCGGCTCGGACGCCGACTCCGCCGTTCGTCCGTCGGTACGGACGGTCAGCGACAGCGTGCACTGCTCGGGCGGATAGGTGGCAGCGCCGTGACCGACGACTGTGATGTCGAGTGCTCCATGGCTCATGGCGTCCAGTGTGGCATTCGCGCATGGATATTCACGGAACCTCAACAGTGCTGGCCGACGCGTCAGGTGGGGAGGACAATCGCGAGCATGCTTCCTGTTCTCGATCTTGCTTCGGCCGAAAAGGATCCATCCGCGTTCGAGCGGGCACTACGCGAGGCCGCCCATCGGTCGGGCTTCTTCTACCTCGTCGGGCACGGGATCGAGACCGAGCGAATGCACGACGTGCTGCGTCTGGCACGGGAGTTCTTTGCTGTGTCGGACGATGTCAAAGACGAGATCAGTCAGCTGAAGAGCCCTCATTTCCGCGGCTATTCGCGGGTGGGTGGAGAGCTGACCAACGGTCGGGTGGATTGGCGGGAGCAGATCGACATCGGACCCGAACGGCCGGCGATCGAGGGTGGAGAAGGCTACTGGAATCTTCAGGGCCCCAATCTGTGGCCCTCGCAGCCAGCAGGATTCCGGGAGACGTTCGAGCAGTGGGAGCGGACGGTCTCGAGCCTCGGCCTCCGTCTCCTCCGGCATTGGGCGCAGTCGCTCGGCGCATCCCGGAACGTGTTCGACCAGGCCTTCGCCACCGCACCAGCAACCCTCATGAAGGTCGTGCGCTACCCGGGCACGCCTGATCACTCGCAGGGCGTCGGCGCACACAAGGATTCCGGAGTGCTGACGCTGCTCCTCGTCGAACCGGATTCGTCCGGACTGCAGGTGGAGACGACTCCCGATACGTGGATCGATGTGCCGCCGTTGGCCGGGGCATTCATCGTCAACATCGGCGAGTTGTTGGAAGTGGCAACCGGTGGTTACCTCCGGGCCACGCGGCACCGGGTGGTCGCGCCTGGGCCCGGCATCGACCGGATATCGGTGCCACACTTCCTGAGCCCGGCGCTCGATGCCGTCGTACCGGTGATCGAGCTGCCTGCCGAATTGGCGCAGCATTCAAGGGGAGTCGAGAACGATCCCGACAACCCCATCTACAGCACCTACGGCGAGAACGCATGGAAGTCCCGCACACGAGCACACCCCGACGTGGCCCAGTTGCACCACGGCATCGTTCCTGCCGGGCAGCGGTCCGCCTACTGACTCCGGGTGCGCCCGTGTCGTGACAATCGATACTTCGCCCATGCCCCGGTGCACCACAGCGCCCACAGGATCAACAATGGCTGGAACAGCAATCGGATTCCTCGTGCAGTGTCGGAGTCGAGGCCGAACGCGTCGGTGTGCGTGACGAACTGTGAAATGTTGCCGGGGAACACCGCGACGAAGAAGGCCGCGACCACCCAGCCGACGAGCGGTGCGCGGGCAGTCCAGAACAGCAGTGCCAGCCCGAGCACGATCTCGACGACCCCCGATGCCAGCACGACGAAGTCGGTGCTCAGTGGCACCCACCCGGGCACCTGGGCGGCGAAAGTGCTGCGCGCCCAGAACAGGTGGCTCAGGCCGGCGAAGACGAGGAACGCCCCGAGTACGACCCGGCCGATGGTGCGAGATATCGATTTCGTCATTGCGCCATGAGACACCACGGGCACACTGGGCACCATGACCGGGAGCACCCCAACCGACCCAGGGCGTCGCCGATGGGTACTGCATGTCGACCTCGACCAGTTCATCGCTGCCGTCGAAGTGCTGCGCAACCCCGATCTGGTGGGCAAAGCAGTGGTGGTCGGCGGTAGGGGAGATCCGACCGAGCGCGGTGTGGTCTCGACGGCGTCGTACGAGGCGAGGGCCAAGGGTGTCGGTTCCGGGATGCCGCTGCGCATTGCCGCGAAGAAGATCCCCGACGCGGTCTTTCTCCCGGTCGACAAACCGGCATACGACGAGGCGTCGGCGATGGTGATGGACACGCTGCGGACGTTGGGTGTCGTAGTCGAGGTGATCGGCTGGGACGAAGCATTTCTCGGTGTCGAGACCGATGACCCGGAGCGCTTCGCCAAGACAGTGCACGACTCGGTGTTCGACGCGACAGGGTTGCATTGCTCGGTCGGCATCGGAGACAACAAGTTACGAGCCAAGATCGCGACCGACTTCGACAAGCCGCAGGGCGTCTACCGGCTGACGCAGGACAACTGGTTCGAGGTGATGGGTGAGCGTGGTACCGACGCGCTGTGGGGGATCGGCAAGAAGATCTCGAAGAGGCTCACCGCACTGGGCATCTCGACCGTTCGTGAATTGGCCGATGCCGACGATGCGGACCTGGCTGCGGCGTTCGGACCGAAGATCGGCCCCTGGCTCGGCACGAAGGGGCGGGGTATCGATCTCGCGCCGGTCACGTCCGAGCCGTGGGTAGCGCGATCACACAGTCGCGAAGTCACATTCCAGACCAACGTCGCCGAGTGGTCCGTGATTCGGCAAGAGGTCGCGGCTCTGACGTCGAAAGTGTTGGCAGACATCGAAGCCGAGAACCGGCCGGCCGTGCGAGCGGCACTGAAGATACGCTACGCACCGTTCGAGACGCATACCGTCAGCGCGCCGATCGTCGGTGCGCCGACCTTCGATCCGGAGATTCTGACCTCGGCTGCAGTGGCCCTCGTCGATCGCCTCGACCACAATCGAGAGGTTCGACTGATCGGCGTGCGGCTGGAAATGACTCCGCCGCAACCTCTCTGACTACTTGCGCCCCGCCGCCCAGCGCAGTCCCCAACCGTACTTCTTGTCCAGGTCGGCCTGGCTGCCCTGGATGTACTCGACCTCACGGGTGACCGTGATTCCGGCAGACGTGTTCTCCAACAGTGCGATCGAGCAGATCCGCGCAGAGTTCTCGGCCGAGTCGAGTCGTACCTCCACCTGCGGTCCGCTGGTGGGGTACAGCGTCACCACTCCGTCG
The nucleotide sequence above comes from Rhodococcoides fascians A25f. Encoded proteins:
- a CDS encoding YqjF family protein, producing the protein MNRDDARRLWPRPPLLPRPILMDQRWERLVFLHWQVPSSAVAPLLPEGCEPDEFDGSTWVGLIGFHMVGAGLGYRHPVPYFGTFGEINVRLYSVDAEGRRGVVFRSLEASRLAVVLGTNVARIPYRWASIDIDDDTTTIGYRSRRLAPPHRGATTDFGIVRGTRDMSENSLAVFLTARWGLHTSLAGRLLYVPNVHRHWNLVDAELTHCSDELVAAAGLPGVSTRPPDSVLYSPGVETQFGKPYAVRGR
- a CDS encoding SIMPL domain-containing protein; the encoded protein is MSHGALDITVVGHGAATYPPEQCTLSLTVRTDGRTAESASEPAQQLVRELTRLVEPLYSSDGGPIDRWSVDQVRHSRNRPFNHDGEQLPYVYQAEASVEVQFSQLDLVDAFVYAASALEGVSIDHFDWDLTESSRISQTLAVRELAVQDAVAKAEAYASSLGRTSVHAVAIADPGLLPGTAEHGGPDASPRMFAAKSAPAGFALKPENITIVASVHARFTAT
- a CDS encoding isopenicillin N synthase family dioxygenase; this encodes MLPVLDLASAEKDPSAFERALREAAHRSGFFYLVGHGIETERMHDVLRLAREFFAVSDDVKDEISQLKSPHFRGYSRVGGELTNGRVDWREQIDIGPERPAIEGGEGYWNLQGPNLWPSQPAGFRETFEQWERTVSSLGLRLLRHWAQSLGASRNVFDQAFATAPATLMKVVRYPGTPDHSQGVGAHKDSGVLTLLLVEPDSSGLQVETTPDTWIDVPPLAGAFIVNIGELLEVATGGYLRATRHRVVAPGPGIDRISVPHFLSPALDAVVPVIELPAELAQHSRGVENDPDNPIYSTYGENAWKSRTRAHPDVAQLHHGIVPAGQRSAY
- a CDS encoding DoxX family protein gives rise to the protein MTKSISRTIGRVVLGAFLVFAGLSHLFWARSTFAAQVPGWVPLSTDFVVLASGVVEIVLGLALLFWTARAPLVGWVVAAFFVAVFPGNISQFVTHTDAFGLDSDTARGIRLLFQPLLILWALWCTGAWAKYRLSRHGRTRSQ
- a CDS encoding DNA polymerase IV, whose protein sequence is MTGSTPTDPGRRRWVLHVDLDQFIAAVEVLRNPDLVGKAVVVGGRGDPTERGVVSTASYEARAKGVGSGMPLRIAAKKIPDAVFLPVDKPAYDEASAMVMDTLRTLGVVVEVIGWDEAFLGVETDDPERFAKTVHDSVFDATGLHCSVGIGDNKLRAKIATDFDKPQGVYRLTQDNWFEVMGERGTDALWGIGKKISKRLTALGISTVRELADADDADLAAAFGPKIGPWLGTKGRGIDLAPVTSEPWVARSHSREVTFQTNVAEWSVIRQEVAALTSKVLADIEAENRPAVRAALKIRYAPFETHTVSAPIVGAPTFDPEILTSAAVALVDRLDHNREVRLIGVRLEMTPPQPL